In Modestobacter versicolor, a single genomic region encodes these proteins:
- a CDS encoding fatty acid desaturase family protein — MTALQNKTEDPIAHLSAEDIETIGKELDAIRQGVMDDRGESDAAYIRRVIDVQRKLELASRAVLLLSKFPPAWVVGTVGLSVAKILENMEIGHNILHGQWDWMRDPKIHSTTWEWDMASPADQWKHSHNELHHTYTNVIGKDNDLGYGIMRVDEDQKWHPIYLAQPLWNFVNACFFEYGIAAYDLELGKNLATKKRRADPDFRARGKAVLKKIRKQMTKDYVVHPLLSGPSFLPTLAANFTANVVRNLWSHSVIMCGHFPEGVETFEKTSIDGETRGEWYLRQMLGSANISGSKAMHIMTGNLSHQVEHHLFPDLPSNRYAEIAPKVKDLFDRYGLRYHSASLPRQVGSAWHKVIRLSLPNGWLAQTTPANAPAQVAKLYKMTTGGPKVRRALQQQAAA, encoded by the coding sequence GTGACCGCACTGCAGAACAAGACCGAGGACCCGATCGCGCACCTGTCGGCCGAGGACATCGAGACCATCGGCAAGGAGCTCGACGCCATCCGCCAGGGCGTCATGGACGACCGCGGTGAGTCCGACGCCGCCTACATCCGCCGCGTCATCGACGTCCAGCGCAAGCTCGAGCTCGCCAGCCGGGCCGTGCTGCTGCTGTCGAAGTTCCCGCCGGCCTGGGTCGTGGGCACCGTCGGCCTGTCGGTGGCCAAGATCCTGGAGAACATGGAGATCGGGCACAACATCCTGCACGGCCAGTGGGACTGGATGCGCGACCCGAAGATCCACTCCACGACGTGGGAGTGGGACATGGCCAGCCCGGCCGACCAGTGGAAGCACTCGCACAACGAGCTGCATCACACGTACACGAACGTGATCGGCAAGGACAACGACCTCGGCTACGGCATCATGCGCGTCGACGAGGACCAGAAGTGGCACCCGATCTACCTGGCGCAGCCGCTGTGGAACTTCGTCAACGCCTGCTTCTTCGAGTACGGCATCGCCGCCTACGACCTGGAGCTGGGCAAGAACCTGGCCACCAAGAAGCGCCGCGCCGACCCCGACTTCCGGGCGCGCGGCAAGGCCGTGCTGAAGAAGATCCGCAAGCAGATGACCAAGGACTACGTCGTCCACCCGCTGCTGTCGGGCCCGTCGTTCCTGCCCACCCTGGCCGCGAACTTCACCGCCAACGTGGTGCGCAACCTCTGGTCGCACTCGGTGATCATGTGCGGCCACTTCCCGGAGGGCGTCGAGACCTTCGAGAAGACGTCGATCGACGGCGAGACCCGCGGTGAGTGGTACCTGCGCCAGATGCTCGGCTCGGCCAACATCTCCGGCAGCAAGGCCATGCACATCATGACCGGCAACCTGTCCCACCAGGTCGAGCACCACCTGTTCCCCGACCTGCCGAGCAACCGGTACGCCGAGATCGCGCCGAAGGTGAAGGACCTGTTCGACCGGTACGGCCTGCGGTACCACTCGGCGTCGCTGCCCCGGCAGGTCGGGTCGGCGTGGCACAAGGTGATCCGGCTGTCGCTGCCCAACGGCTGGCTGGCCCAGACCACCCCGGCCAACGCGCCGGCCCAGGTCGCCAAGCTCTACAAGATGACGACGGGCGGGCCCAAGGTCCGCCGCGCGCTGCAGCAGCAGGCAGCCGCCTGA
- a CDS encoding NAD kinase, with amino-acid sequence MSDRATEGTAACESGERTRRVLLAVHTGRADIVELARSAAARLTDAGIVVRLLEDEAEAMAVPGAEVCAFGPGAADGVEIVLVFGGDGTFLRAAELARNTDAAITGVNLGRVGFLAETEPEAVEEMLTAVEKCEYEVEERLTLDATVLDADGRPTGEGTWALNEVSVEKVERSRVLDVVLEVDGHPLTSFGCDGILCATPTGSTAYAFSAGGPVVWPDVEALLLVPTNAHALFARPLVTSPTSVLTVAVPPDGTRARISADGRRIVEVPDGGRVEVRRSDRPVRIARVNPTSFGDRLVAKFGLPVRGFRDARSHGPGHEAPITRTNVLTGDVNTSDGALRTPEEVGGGHPHGTA; translated from the coding sequence GTGAGCGACCGTGCGACCGAGGGCACCGCTGCCTGCGAGTCCGGGGAGCGGACCCGCCGGGTCCTGCTGGCGGTGCACACCGGCCGGGCCGACATCGTCGAGCTCGCCCGCTCCGCCGCCGCCCGGCTCACCGACGCCGGGATCGTCGTCCGGCTGCTGGAGGACGAGGCGGAGGCGATGGCCGTCCCCGGCGCCGAGGTCTGCGCCTTCGGGCCCGGCGCGGCCGACGGGGTGGAGATCGTCCTGGTCTTCGGCGGCGACGGCACGTTCCTGCGCGCCGCCGAGCTGGCCCGCAACACCGACGCCGCGATCACCGGGGTGAACCTCGGGCGGGTCGGGTTCCTCGCCGAGACCGAGCCCGAGGCGGTCGAGGAGATGCTCACCGCGGTGGAGAAGTGCGAGTACGAGGTCGAGGAGCGGCTGACCCTGGACGCCACCGTCCTCGACGCCGACGGCCGGCCCACCGGCGAGGGCACCTGGGCGCTCAACGAGGTCTCGGTGGAGAAGGTCGAGCGCTCCCGGGTGCTCGACGTCGTGCTCGAGGTCGACGGGCACCCGCTGACCAGCTTCGGCTGCGACGGCATCCTCTGCGCCACCCCCACCGGGTCCACCGCCTACGCGTTCTCCGCCGGCGGGCCGGTCGTCTGGCCCGACGTCGAGGCGCTGCTGCTGGTGCCGACCAACGCCCACGCCCTCTTCGCGCGGCCGCTGGTCACCTCCCCGACCTCGGTGCTCACCGTCGCGGTGCCGCCCGACGGCACCCGGGCCCGGATCTCCGCCGACGGCCGGCGCATCGTCGAGGTCCCCGACGGCGGCCGGGTCGAGGTCCGCCGCTCCGACCGCCCGGTCCGCATCGCCCGGGTGAACCCGACGTCCTTCGGCGATCGGCTGGTGGCCAAGTTCGGGCTCCCGGTGCGCGGCTTCCGGGACGCCCGCTCGCACGGGCCGGGCCACGAGGCGCCGATCACCCGCACGAACGTGCTCACCGGTGACGTCAACACCAGCGACGGTGCGCTCCGCACCCCGGAGGAGGTGGGCGGTGGCCACCCGCACGGCACGGCCTGA
- a CDS encoding TlyA family RNA methyltransferase → MVRRSRLDAELVRRGLARSREHAVSLISEGRVTIGGQAATKPATGVEAGAPVVVRTDPDTPSWVSRGAHKLVGALAAFPVAVEGRRALDAGASTGGFTEVLLSRGAREVVAVDVGYGELAWSLRTDDRVVVHERTNVRELTPDAIGGPVELVVADLSFISLRLVLPALTACADPAADLLPMVKPQFEVGRERLGTGGVVRDLAHRADAVATVARAAADLGWGTAGVVASPLPGPAGNVEFFLWLRRDAPPPDRDAIDRAVQEGPQ, encoded by the coding sequence ATGGTCCGACGCAGCCGGCTCGACGCCGAGCTCGTGCGCCGCGGGCTCGCCCGTTCCCGCGAGCACGCCGTCAGCCTGATCTCCGAGGGGCGGGTCACCATCGGCGGGCAGGCGGCCACCAAGCCGGCCACCGGCGTGGAGGCCGGCGCCCCGGTGGTGGTGCGCACCGACCCGGACACCCCCAGCTGGGTGTCCCGCGGCGCGCACAAGCTGGTCGGCGCCCTGGCGGCCTTCCCGGTCGCCGTCGAGGGCCGCCGGGCCCTGGACGCCGGCGCCTCGACCGGCGGGTTCACCGAGGTGCTGCTCAGCCGCGGCGCCCGCGAGGTCGTGGCGGTCGACGTCGGCTACGGCGAGCTGGCCTGGTCGCTGCGCACCGACGACCGGGTGGTCGTCCACGAGCGCACCAACGTCCGCGAGCTCACCCCCGACGCGATCGGCGGCCCGGTCGAGCTGGTCGTCGCCGACCTGTCCTTCATCTCGCTGCGGCTGGTGCTGCCCGCGCTCACCGCGTGCGCCGACCCGGCCGCCGACCTGCTGCCGATGGTGAAACCGCAGTTCGAGGTGGGCCGGGAGCGGCTGGGCACCGGTGGCGTCGTTCGCGACCTGGCGCACCGGGCCGACGCCGTGGCCACCGTCGCCCGGGCCGCCGCCGACCTCGGCTGGGGCACCGCCGGTGTGGTGGCCAGCCCGCTGCCCGGCCCGGCCGGGAACGTGGAGTTCTTCCTCTGGTTGCGCCGGGACGCACCACCACCCGACCGCGACGCCATCGACCGAGCAGTTCAGGAAGGACCACAGTGA
- a CDS encoding helix-turn-helix domain-containing protein, translating to MITFPPVVVEAMQAELPAVAEQTVATIVVEVPSYADAFSGEMGRAISNAVQLALGGFLDLATARGGVDPSLPIGPALEGAYALGRGEARSGRSMDSLLAAYRVGARVSWRHMSDTAVAAGLDAGSLARFAELVFAYIDQLSASSVAGHTDELETTGRARRHHLERLGALLLAGRPLHDLTAAAERADWSPPRTLTAVLLPEGRVRGALALLDTRTLQVTDDPPGIEPSAELTVLLVPDAGERARPGLLRALEGRAAIVGPARPWAAVARSHARVLRALRLGLTARGTAPLDTEQRLPELVLRADEEALGDLRAAALAPLDGLSEGVREKLTATLRSWLLHHGRREQVAAELFVHPQTVRYRMGQLRELFGDRLEDPQSVLALTIALGPRPV from the coding sequence GTGATCACCTTTCCGCCCGTGGTGGTGGAGGCGATGCAGGCCGAGCTGCCCGCGGTGGCCGAGCAGACGGTGGCCACCATCGTCGTCGAGGTGCCCAGCTACGCCGACGCCTTCTCCGGTGAGATGGGCCGGGCGATCTCCAACGCCGTCCAGCTCGCGCTGGGCGGCTTCCTGGACCTGGCGACCGCGCGCGGCGGGGTCGACCCCAGCCTGCCGATCGGCCCGGCGCTGGAGGGCGCGTACGCGCTGGGCCGCGGCGAGGCCCGCAGCGGCCGGTCGATGGACTCGCTGCTGGCCGCCTACCGGGTGGGCGCCCGGGTGTCCTGGCGGCACATGAGCGACACCGCGGTCGCCGCGGGGCTGGACGCCGGGTCGCTGGCGCGCTTCGCGGAGCTGGTGTTCGCCTACATCGACCAGCTCTCGGCATCCAGCGTCGCCGGGCACACCGACGAGCTGGAGACCACCGGCCGGGCCCGCCGCCACCACCTGGAGCGGCTGGGCGCGCTGCTGCTGGCCGGCCGGCCGTTGCACGACCTGACCGCCGCGGCGGAGCGGGCCGACTGGTCGCCGCCGCGCACGCTGACCGCCGTGCTGCTGCCCGAGGGCCGGGTCCGCGGGGCGCTGGCGCTGCTGGACACCCGCACCCTGCAGGTCACCGACGACCCGCCGGGGATCGAGCCGTCGGCGGAGCTGACCGTGCTGCTGGTGCCCGACGCCGGCGAGCGGGCCCGGCCCGGGCTGCTGCGGGCGCTGGAGGGCCGGGCGGCGATCGTCGGCCCCGCCCGCCCGTGGGCGGCCGTCGCCCGCTCGCACGCGCGGGTGCTGCGTGCCCTGCGGCTCGGGCTGACCGCCCGGGGCACGGCGCCGCTGGACACCGAGCAGCGGCTGCCCGAGCTGGTGCTGCGCGCCGACGAGGAGGCGCTGGGCGACCTGCGGGCGGCGGCGCTGGCGCCGCTGGACGGGCTCAGCGAGGGGGTCCGGGAGAAGCTGACCGCGACGCTGCGGTCGTGGCTGCTGCACCACGGCCGCCGGGAGCAGGTCGCCGCCGAGCTGTTCGTGCACCCGCAGACCGTCCGCTACCGGATGGGCCAGCTCCGCGAGCTGTTCGGCGACCGGCTCGAGGACCCGCAGAGCGTGCTGGCGCTGACCATCGCGCTGGGCCCGCGCCCGGTGTGA
- a CDS encoding TetR family transcriptional regulator, translated as MTAGASASRSTATVLADELVGELTGRRDPEAAATAAVQDVAPPDAGGAAADHPGTTDAQVVALTPRAPVDAPLVTDGAGAPPAEAPPAAAPETPVAGPPPVDAPGPGRRPRRRERRGPTLREQRRQRTREAIVDAAAELFTERGFDHVSVVEIAQRAGVVEKTVFNHFPVKEGLVFETDPPIRAALLEAVRRRPAGQSAAAAAGDFVVAAVSQLGSPAAAEGVAEMARVIRGSRTLQVREREILGTLTDTLAEQITLETRPAPGELEPWLAANAVTGLYTALLELARDRVLAGASGPELVAELRTRGQRGLALLQFGLAGYAKRR; from the coding sequence GTGACTGCAGGGGCCTCCGCGAGCCGGAGCACAGCGACAGTTCTCGCCGACGAGCTGGTCGGGGAGCTGACCGGCCGCCGCGATCCCGAGGCCGCGGCGACCGCAGCCGTGCAGGACGTCGCTCCCCCGGACGCCGGCGGCGCGGCGGCAGACCACCCCGGGACGACGGACGCGCAGGTCGTGGCGCTGACGCCGCGTGCCCCCGTCGACGCCCCGCTGGTCACCGACGGCGCCGGCGCCCCGCCGGCCGAGGCCCCGCCTGCCGCGGCGCCCGAGACCCCGGTGGCCGGCCCGCCGCCGGTCGACGCGCCCGGTCCCGGGCGGCGCCCGAGGCGCCGGGAGCGCCGCGGCCCGACGCTGCGCGAGCAGCGCCGGCAGCGGACCCGCGAGGCGATCGTCGACGCCGCCGCCGAGCTGTTCACCGAGCGCGGCTTCGACCACGTCAGCGTGGTGGAGATCGCCCAGCGCGCCGGCGTGGTGGAGAAGACGGTCTTCAACCACTTCCCGGTCAAGGAGGGGCTGGTCTTCGAGACCGACCCGCCGATCCGCGCCGCGCTGCTGGAGGCCGTCCGCCGCCGCCCGGCGGGCCAGTCGGCGGCCGCCGCCGCGGGCGACTTCGTGGTGGCCGCGGTCAGCCAGCTGGGCTCCCCCGCCGCGGCGGAGGGCGTGGCCGAGATGGCCCGGGTCATCCGCGGCAGCCGCACCCTGCAGGTGCGCGAGCGGGAGATCCTCGGCACCCTCACCGACACGCTGGCCGAGCAGATCACCCTGGAGACCCGCCCCGCCCCCGGCGAGCTGGAGCCCTGGCTCGCGGCCAACGCCGTCACCGGGCTGTACACCGCACTGCTGGAGCTCGCCCGCGACCGGGTGCTGGCCGGGGCGTCCGGGCCCGAGCTCGTCGCCGAGCTGCGCACCCGCGGCCAGCGCGGGCTGGCGCTGCTGCAGTTCGGCCTGGCCGGGTACGCCAAGCGCCGCTGA
- a CDS encoding ferredoxin reductase: MTATVPRPTSARPVLARLRDRVVKVAELVTTPLLPSDYLDLVDPLRSGAALRGRIEAVRPETRDAATIVIRPGRDWLPHTPGQYVRIGIDVDGVRQWRAYSITSVLGRADGCFTVTVKAIPGGKVSNHLVHRVQPGTIVQLDQATGDFVLPAERPEKCLFVTAGSGVTPVMGILRNHVHEHDDVVVVHSAPTADDVIFGAELRELARTGQIRLVERHTATDGLLDAAALADLVPDLAERSTWACGPVGLLEALEEHWETEGIADRLYTERFRPRVLVTGEGGTVSFTRSDRTLDVDGATPILDAAEEAGLLMPSGCRMGICYGCVLPLREGAVRDLRTGEVTTAAPGDGVLVQTCISAAAGACDIDH, from the coding sequence ATGACCGCAACCGTCCCGCGCCCGACCTCGGCCCGGCCGGTGCTGGCGAGGCTGCGCGACCGCGTCGTCAAGGTGGCCGAGCTGGTGACCACGCCCCTGCTGCCGTCGGACTACCTCGACCTCGTCGACCCGCTGCGCTCCGGTGCCGCGCTCCGCGGCCGGATCGAGGCGGTGCGCCCCGAGACCCGGGACGCCGCGACGATCGTCATCCGCCCCGGCCGGGACTGGCTGCCGCACACCCCCGGCCAGTACGTCCGGATCGGCATCGACGTCGACGGCGTCCGGCAGTGGCGCGCCTACTCGATCACCTCGGTGCTCGGCCGGGCCGACGGCTGCTTCACCGTCACGGTCAAGGCGATCCCCGGCGGCAAGGTCAGCAACCACCTGGTGCACCGTGTCCAGCCGGGCACGATCGTCCAGCTGGACCAGGCGACCGGTGACTTCGTGCTCCCCGCGGAGCGCCCGGAGAAGTGCCTGTTCGTCACCGCGGGGTCCGGCGTCACCCCGGTGATGGGCATCCTGCGCAACCACGTGCACGAGCACGACGACGTGGTGGTGGTGCACTCCGCGCCCACCGCCGACGACGTCATCTTCGGCGCCGAGCTGCGCGAGCTGGCCCGCACCGGGCAGATCCGGCTCGTCGAGCGGCACACCGCGACCGACGGCCTGCTCGACGCGGCCGCGCTCGCCGACCTCGTCCCCGACCTGGCGGAGCGGTCGACCTGGGCCTGCGGGCCGGTCGGCCTGCTCGAGGCGCTCGAGGAGCACTGGGAGACCGAGGGCATCGCCGACCGGCTCTACACCGAGCGCTTCCGGCCCCGTGTGCTGGTCACCGGCGAGGGCGGCACCGTCAGCTTCACCAGGTCCGACCGGACCCTCGACGTCGACGGCGCCACCCCGATCCTGGACGCCGCCGAGGAGGCCGGGCTGCTGATGCCCAGCGGGTGCCGGATGGGCATCTGCTACGGCTGCGTCCTGCCGCTGCGCGAGGGCGCCGTCCGCGACCTGCGCACCGGCGAGGTCACCACCGCCGCCCCCGGCGACGGCGTGCTCGTCCAGACCTGCATCAGCGCCGCCGCCGGCGCCTGCGACATCGACCACTGA
- the recN gene encoding DNA repair protein RecN, which produces MATRTARPDQRPEQRAPRAAKRAAPAPPAGPATAPHGALTELHIRGLGSIDDVTLELGPGLTVVTGETGAGKTMVVTGLTLLFGGRADPGRVRANGRAGVEGRLVLPPDSPIWARAADAGAEPDEDGSLILARTVSAEGRSRAHLGGRSVPVGVVAELAEDLLAVHGQTDQLRLTRPAEQRRALDRYAGPAHLALVEQHRAAHAAWRALADDLDRRRGQARELAQTADVLRHGLEEISALAPEPGEDEALDTLAKRLGDADALRAAADAARLALVGDVTGDLGGADLGQDASSSLAAAERALAGSDDPTLVLLAQDLADAVAVVSDVSVQLAGYVADLEADPARLAEVLDRRAAITALVRKYAEPGEGLAGVLAWAADAEARLSQLDVSDEALEALQAQRDAAREELATLSTRVTEGRRAAAEGFAAEVGTELAGLAMKSAQVSFRIDTDPGRPGPDGADEVALLLSPHPGAPARPVHKGASGGELSRVMLAIEVVFAGADPVPVMVFDEVDAGVGGQAAGEIGRRLARLAQEHQVVVVTHLAQVAAFADTHVVVDKSPDTAQGVTATDIRAVRDEDRVRELARMLSGLADSDTGQAHARELLAVAAEARA; this is translated from the coding sequence GTGGCCACCCGCACGGCACGGCCTGACCAGCGGCCGGAGCAGCGGGCCCCGCGGGCGGCCAAGCGGGCGGCCCCGGCGCCGCCCGCCGGCCCGGCGACCGCCCCGCACGGCGCGCTGACCGAGCTGCACATCCGCGGCCTGGGCTCCATCGACGACGTCACGCTCGAGCTGGGGCCCGGCCTGACCGTGGTCACCGGTGAGACCGGCGCCGGCAAGACGATGGTCGTCACCGGGCTGACCCTGCTGTTCGGCGGCCGCGCCGACCCCGGCCGGGTCCGGGCCAACGGGCGGGCCGGGGTCGAGGGCCGGCTGGTGCTGCCCCCCGACTCCCCGATCTGGGCGCGGGCGGCCGACGCCGGCGCCGAACCCGACGAGGACGGCAGCCTGATCCTGGCCCGTACGGTCAGCGCCGAGGGCCGGTCCCGGGCCCACCTGGGCGGGCGCAGCGTGCCGGTCGGCGTCGTCGCCGAGCTGGCCGAGGACCTGCTGGCCGTGCACGGGCAGACCGACCAGCTCCGGCTCACCCGCCCGGCCGAGCAGCGCCGCGCGCTGGACCGGTACGCCGGGCCTGCGCACCTGGCGCTGGTCGAGCAGCACCGCGCCGCGCACGCCGCCTGGCGCGCGCTGGCCGACGACCTGGACCGCCGGCGCGGCCAGGCCCGCGAGCTCGCGCAGACCGCCGACGTGCTCCGGCACGGGCTGGAGGAGATCTCCGCCCTCGCCCCCGAGCCGGGCGAGGACGAGGCGCTGGACACTCTGGCCAAGCGGCTGGGCGACGCCGACGCCCTGCGCGCGGCGGCCGACGCGGCCCGGCTCGCCCTGGTCGGCGACGTCACCGGCGACCTCGGCGGCGCCGACCTCGGGCAGGACGCCTCCAGCTCGCTGGCCGCCGCCGAGCGCGCGCTGGCCGGCTCCGACGACCCCACGCTGGTGCTGCTGGCCCAGGACCTCGCCGACGCGGTGGCCGTGGTCTCCGACGTCTCGGTGCAGCTGGCCGGCTACGTCGCCGACCTGGAGGCCGACCCCGCGCGGCTGGCCGAGGTGCTCGACCGGCGGGCGGCGATCACCGCGCTGGTGCGCAAGTACGCCGAGCCGGGGGAGGGGCTGGCCGGGGTGCTCGCCTGGGCCGCCGACGCCGAGGCGCGGCTGTCCCAGCTCGACGTCTCCGACGAGGCGCTCGAGGCGTTGCAGGCGCAGCGCGACGCCGCCCGGGAGGAGCTGGCGACCCTCTCCACCCGGGTCACCGAGGGGCGCCGCGCCGCCGCCGAGGGGTTCGCCGCCGAGGTGGGCACCGAGCTCGCCGGGCTGGCCATGAAGAGCGCCCAGGTGTCCTTCCGGATCGACACCGACCCCGGCCGGCCCGGGCCCGACGGCGCCGACGAGGTCGCCCTGCTGCTCTCCCCGCACCCCGGCGCCCCGGCGCGGCCGGTGCACAAGGGCGCGTCCGGCGGTGAGCTCTCTCGGGTGATGCTGGCCATCGAGGTGGTCTTCGCCGGGGCCGACCCGGTGCCGGTGATGGTCTTCGACGAGGTCGACGCCGGGGTCGGGGGTCAGGCGGCCGGCGAGATCGGCCGGCGGCTGGCCCGGCTGGCCCAGGAGCACCAGGTCGTGGTGGTCACCCACCTGGCCCAGGTGGCCGCCTTCGCCGACACCCACGTGGTGGTCGACAAGTCACCGGACACCGCCCAGGGCGTCACCGCCACCGACATCCGGGCGGTCCGGGACGAGGACCGGGTGCGCGAGCTAGCCCGGATGCTGTCCGGGCTGGCCGACAGCGACACCGGTCAGGCGCACGCCCGGGAGCTGCTGGCGGTCGCCGCGGAGGCCCGGGCCTGA
- a CDS encoding HAD-IIA family hydrolase, giving the protein MTGAAREPVPLSAGAPEPPARTYDVALLDLDGVVYVGPAAVPGVPEALDRAAAQGMRLGFVTNNAARTPEQVAAHLTELGVAAEPDDVITSSQAAASVVADLVGPGGRVLAVGGPGVAAALTAAGLTVVERAEDSPAAVVQGYGPGVGWAQLAEAVVAVRGGARHVATNTDATIPSPRGVLPGNGALVGVVSTVTGQQPLVTGKPDPAMHAECVRRTGARRPLVVGDRLDTDIEGARRAGAASLLVLTGVATPADLLAARPDHRPDLLAPDAAGVLVPHPEVTAVEGAWRCAGWQAEATGERLTLRSVGAHRDGDGLDGLRALAVAHWARHPEQGAAPTVTAGDDDAAAALSGWGLDAG; this is encoded by the coding sequence ATGACCGGCGCCGCCCGCGAGCCGGTGCCGCTGAGCGCCGGGGCGCCCGAGCCGCCCGCCCGCACCTACGACGTCGCCCTGCTCGACCTCGACGGCGTCGTCTACGTGGGGCCGGCCGCGGTGCCCGGCGTACCCGAGGCGCTGGACCGGGCCGCCGCGCAGGGCATGCGCCTGGGCTTCGTCACCAACAACGCGGCCCGCACCCCCGAGCAGGTGGCCGCCCACCTCACCGAGCTGGGCGTCGCCGCCGAGCCCGACGACGTCATCACCAGCTCGCAGGCCGCGGCCTCGGTCGTCGCCGACCTCGTCGGCCCCGGCGGGCGGGTCCTGGCGGTCGGCGGCCCCGGCGTCGCGGCGGCGCTGACGGCCGCAGGGCTGACCGTGGTCGAGCGGGCCGAGGACTCCCCGGCCGCCGTCGTGCAGGGCTACGGCCCCGGGGTCGGCTGGGCCCAGCTCGCCGAGGCGGTGGTCGCCGTCCGCGGCGGGGCCCGCCACGTGGCCACCAACACCGACGCCACCATCCCCTCGCCGCGTGGCGTCCTGCCCGGCAACGGCGCACTGGTCGGGGTGGTCAGCACGGTCACCGGCCAGCAGCCGCTGGTCACCGGGAAGCCCGACCCGGCGATGCACGCCGAGTGCGTCCGGCGCACCGGCGCCCGCCGGCCGCTGGTGGTCGGCGACCGGCTGGACACCGACATCGAGGGCGCGCGCCGCGCCGGCGCCGCGAGCCTGCTCGTCCTCACCGGCGTCGCCACCCCGGCCGACCTGCTGGCCGCCCGGCCCGACCACCGCCCCGACCTGCTGGCCCCGGACGCCGCGGGCGTGCTGGTGCCGCACCCGGAGGTCACCGCCGTCGAGGGCGCCTGGCGGTGCGCCGGCTGGCAGGCCGAGGCCACCGGGGAGCGGCTGACCCTGCGGTCGGTCGGCGCGCACCGGGACGGCGACGGGCTCGACGGGCTGCGGGCGCTCGCCGTGGCGCACTGGGCCCGGCACCCGGAGCAGGGGGCGGCGCCGACCGTCACCGCCGGCGACGACGACGCCGCGGCGGCGCTGAGCGGCTGGGGGCTGGACGCCGGATGA
- a CDS encoding sterol-binding protein — MTALDGFVGKLAAADAARDLDRSVSCRLPDLGQVVAGRIARGAVHDLAAEPDGPSLPKADIRLTMSSDDLLALTSGRLAFTPAWASGRVKLEAGLRDMLRLRSLL; from the coding sequence ATGACCGCCCTGGACGGCTTCGTGGGCAAGCTGGCCGCCGCGGACGCCGCCCGGGACCTGGACCGCAGCGTCTCCTGCCGGCTGCCCGACCTCGGGCAGGTCGTCGCCGGGCGCATCGCCCGCGGCGCCGTGCACGACCTGGCCGCCGAGCCCGACGGCCCCTCGCTGCCCAAGGCCGACATCCGGCTGACGATGAGCAGCGACGACCTGCTGGCGCTCACCTCTGGCCGGCTGGCGTTCACGCCGGCCTGGGCCAGCGGACGGGTGAAGCTCGAGGCCGGCCTGCGGGACATGCTCCGGCTGCGCTCGCTGCTCTGA
- a CDS encoding tetratricopeptide repeat protein produces the protein MLEPGQPDGGVYEWYQRGLQLLGDGNPDAAATLLERALAAEPGSRSVLEALARAQYDAGRYRDAMDSFTRLTTDNPTDDYAQFGLGLAASRAGDLELAAEHLALAVAMRPDLGHYARALRGVRARRGLAEELP, from the coding sequence GTGCTGGAGCCGGGACAGCCGGACGGCGGGGTCTACGAGTGGTACCAGCGCGGGCTGCAGCTGCTCGGCGACGGCAACCCCGATGCGGCGGCGACCCTGCTGGAGCGTGCGCTGGCGGCCGAGCCGGGCTCCCGTAGCGTCCTGGAGGCGCTCGCCCGGGCCCAGTACGACGCGGGTCGCTACCGGGACGCGATGGACAGCTTCACCCGGCTCACCACCGACAACCCGACCGACGACTACGCCCAGTTCGGCCTCGGCCTGGCCGCGAGCAGGGCAGGGGACCTCGAGCTCGCCGCCGAGCACCTCGCCCTGGCCGTGGCCATGCGCCCCGACCTGGGCCACTACGCACGAGCGCTGCGCGGCGTCCGCGCCCGGCGTGGCCTCGCAGAGGAGCTGCCATGA